TTGCATTGCATTACATATATCACACACACGTACATGACACACAAAGATCATCCAATCACATATCCTTTGATTTTTGTATATGTCAAATTTGTGAGTGTTTGTGATTATTTGATATTGCTTTAACTGTTTTAATATATcagacacaaacacacacatacagtAGTAACAGTACACATATTATGATTAAAGATCAGTGTAGTAAATTTGTAATGTAACTTGATATCTATTTTTTATTTCAGATTTCTAATTTAAAGTTTATTATCCTCTTAGACCACTTCCTATAGTTAGTTATCCGCTAGTTACCCGTTAGttacccgtcattacccgtaactaaccataggcaccgTTTAGTTATCCGCGTTAGTTACCCGCATTCACTATGGATTTGGCGAGAGTGTTATATGCACGTGGGACCCTCAATGCTTTAAATTGTTTATACTTTGTGCTATATTTTTTGTACATTGTTAGTTATTGGTAATtattatagggagtgtttagttataggattttatgggttagttataggatataagtgttgatgtgacgctgatgtaacagttaagaggatgaatagtgttAGTCACGATAGGGAGTGACCTTATGTTGTTATTGTTCTTATTAATACTTGATTTGTATAATAATAAGTACTATAAGATGGACATAAATGTAGCTTAAATAGATGTAAGACTCATACAAAATAATTGGCTGGCTTCTTCAAGAAATTACGgggcatattttttttatttcatacaGGGCATCAATAACTTCAGGACCGGCCCTGATTATAATGAACTACCATCACCcaagttatatataaacatatactgaATCGCCCAGTCCTTTACataaataaagataaagatataaaataaaaacaTTGGATGGGATGGTATGGGATGGAGACATGGAATAGAGTGGGTGGGACTAAAGTGTAGGTTACTTTTATTACAAAACACAAGTAGCCAAAACATGTTCTGTTGGACTATAAAGTTATGTAACAACTTTCTGTTCTAACACTTCATCCTGTGTATacaatgttcatccaatcatacaTAACTTTTGGAAGTCAAAATCTCTCATTATTAGTTGAGAACTTAGAGTAAAATATGCCTCTTTCAGTCATTATTCAATTGTGATTATTCGTCGCCTGTAATGGCTTGCGACTTTCATTTTGATACACATTTAGAGCACATTTAACGCATTTACAGTTCGCCTTCGCCAAATATCAGTATAGTATATTGATCTCATATGAACCCTTAATGAATGATGAACCATATTCAGCCATCATGCAGAAACAACATACAGAGAAAGATAATAGAAAGTTGACCATGAATAAATGTCAAAATCATCAATGTTATAAAAAATCAAAGTTATTATAATGTAAAACAAGAATTATAATAAAGATCCAATTATGCAATGAAATGAATTCAATGAcacaaaaaatacaatttttttttgtttttttaaatctTATTCTATTGAAACTAACTTTTGATTCATGGATTTAAACCTGCAAATATCTTCAAAAAAGTCATCAGCACTGCTATGGTTACTTTTCATCTGAAGTATccttatcttcatcttcttcaacttCTTCCCAAACTTCACCATCGATTCAAGCGTGCTCATTTTCTGTTCAGCATTCAATGGTGATCTCACAGTAATCACAACCTCTTCAAGCGAAGAAATCACAAAACTAGAATCCACCTGAATATAACCCAACAAAATGATCATCACAAACTAAATACCAGATAATTATTTGTAACCAAACAAGGTGGTTTTAGAACATACGTTCTTTAGACTGTTTTGCTGGCTTAGGGCTGCAAACATTGCTCCATGGACATCGAAAGATTTGAGCTTGGGATGACTATTGAAAAAGTCAACAAAGTCAATTTCCGGAAAAGGGAGAAGAGCTTCAAAATCTCCAGTGAATTCGATTTTCATATAAAGATGTTTCACTTCACTTGCAAGTTGAAGCATTTTGCTTATTGCATCCCAACACCATTGAACGCCTCTAATCGATAACGCTTCAAGTGCCATAAGCTTACCAAAATCCACCATGTATATCCTCCCTGCAACCAAACAGAATCCACAATCATATCTCTATATACCATCATAATATGAATAATAAAACTATGCGTTAATTCGGATTTTGGATACATATATATGATAAATCTTGAAGTTACCTGAATTGTTAGCAATAGAAAGATGCTTTAAGCAATTAGTCTCGCGAACTAGAATCCAACTGCACCCTTGAACCTCAAGATACTCGATCTTTGGAGCCTTAAGCGTAAGCGAACAATTACCCGACCCGTAAAAATCAAGCTTGCAATGCTCGAGAGCGAGAAGCTCGATCCAAACATTCTTCAAACCCTCACAACCAAGAAGAACAAGATGGGTAAGGTTCGGAGTTGACTTAAGAGCTTCAGTCAACACCGAATCTTCCAATTTGGCTCCAACAATTTCAAGATTCTTTAGCTTATCAAACACATTCCATTTGGGCGTACACACCATTAACACGCCCCAAAGTTTTAACGACTCCAAGTTTCTTGCAGCTTGAATACATTCAAGTTTTGAAAGGCTGTCGTTATATGAATTTTCGTCGACAAGATTATCCATTCGAAGCTCGAGTTGTTTTAGGGAGGATCCCGTGTGCAAAAGCCATGAAGCGAGCCCTGTGCTTGTAAACGGGCAGTAAACGACGAGATCTTCAAGGTGAGAAATTGATGAGACGATCTTCATTATAACGAAGTCGGAAGTTTGACCCTTTGAAAGATGGTCAAAGATGCTACGAGGGAAGTAAAGTTTCTTAATGTAAGGCATTGAGTCTTTCCATTTCGTAGAGACGCAATTACAAGAGGCCACGTCCTTTGCATTACTCAAGTTCGATAAAATGTACTGGACAACGGCTTCAGGTATCGAGTCCATTGTGCCTGAGAATTATTATTGAACCAACACAAAgctttatataaaaaaattatatgaaGATTGTTCGAAAAAGTTTATACAGCAGGAGTAATTACTAGCAAATAACATAAATAGTAGCTTTCTATAAAAGGAATTCTTCTTCAAGATTCGAACTTTACGAAGAAAACATAACTTTCTGAATTAAAACATAATCTTGGCATCAAAGATTAAGGTTACACAAATTATGCGTGCATCGAAAAATGCAAAACAATGTTCAAATTCTAATGCATGATGAACTGATTAATGTATCAGTatctgaaaagttattgatttgtgGCTTTTTAACAAGAACACATATATATTAAGCTTTGTATTAACACTGTTTTACTACCTTATAAGCTACAACAACAAGTCAAAAGGGCAGATTTCATATAGGATTTGAGGATTAAACTTCTAAAGATTTGAACTTTATAAACCCTATTTAATAAGTTATTACAACCCATTAGCAAAGATTTACACAATCAATTGCTAAGAAAATTTCACCTTTAAACCCTACTAAAGATTGCTATTTTAAAGACAAACTATAATAACTCTCAGATTTGATAAATCATCATTGTAGATTATATCTTGAAGTTCATATTTCCCCCAAATTTAAGAATCAAGTGATGCTAAATCTCAATGAATTCTGATATCAATAATGTAATGCCACCAAATCTGTAACATTTATAAATTTTTACAGATTTGACAATAACACATCATAGATTTCATCCTACAAGCGCCGATttacataataattaataaatctCGGATTAATTTTAGAAGAGAAAAACATATATTTAATCCTAAAGATAGAAACTTTATCTATGAAATGCTGGACAGGAGACATAACAATCAAGAGCATTATTAATAATTACCAAATCAGCAAGAAATTTGAAAATGATAGAAGCTAAAAtcaggtttaaataataaaatttggaAATATACCAGGCATGAAGATGAAGCTTGAACTGGGTGACAATGGAGTGAAGAAAATGTATGAAAGAAATGCATTCAAATTTTGAAAACCAAAAAGTTCACTTTATGGACAAACTGTGCTAAATCAGAACTTAAAAAGAGAATGGCAGTGAATGTACAAGTTTTAATTAACATTATACAAGTTAATGACGAGATAGTTATTTGGCTTCTATAGTTTTAGGTGAGGAGAAAGTAATTACAGTATATTAATATAAAATCTAGAATGACGGAAAACACCCTTCAAGTAGAGTAATTTATCACTAGTGGTCCTTATTGATCTATCACTGTTAAAACTTACCCTCTTTTATCTCcatttattacttttatatttttatGAACTCGTATGTGTTTAAATGGATTATTTGACATAGCTGGTTTTAAGTGTtcataagataattataattataaatcgtGTTCAAGATTGATTCGAAGCATCTGTGGAAGGGACGGGGGTTTGAGTTGTCTAAACCAAaacatgaacaaataattgacttGGAATAATATCCGTCTTATTGGGAATCATTTAAATACTATTGGATCCTCGTTCACTAACTCTTTTGTGAAAGTTGTTAACAAATGTGACTCCACTTTATTTTGGAAAGAGAAATTGCTAGGTGATTTTACACTTGAAGAAAAGTTTGGAAGGCTTTACCGACTCGAGCGTAATGAAGATGCATTTGTAATGGACCGAATTTCAATGAGTGACATTGTTTGGACGAAAACTTGGGACTAAACAAGAATGCCAAATGGGAGAACTCATAGTGAATTGGTTGAACTACAAATACTACTAAATAATTTCAAGTTTGATGCCAAAGAAAGGGAATTTTGGACATGCTCTTTGCAACCAAATGGGCTATTCTCCACCTCCAAACTCACCCATCTAATCGACGAGAAATTACTGCCTCCTGCTGCGCTAAATAATGGTACCATGCGCAACAATCTACTCCCTCAAAAGATAGGCTTATTTATCTGGCGTGCAACTCGAAGCCGTATCCCTGTACGCACAAAATTGTATAAGCGTGGTGTAGACTTAGACTCATTAAGATGTCCTGCGTGTGACGAGGAGATCGAACGGTTGAACATATCCTTCTCAAATGTTCGTTGGAAAGGAACTGTGGGATAGAGTTTTTCGATGGTGGCATTAGGGACCCGTGAACCATGTAGGCTTGGATCAACGTTTCAAAGGTCTTAAGCCTACTACAACACCGAATGGCTTCTCGAAAATATGAAAAGCAATTGAATGGATTTGCGAGTACGTGATTTGGCAAAACAGAAACCATGTAGTTTTCCAAAAGAGAAAAGAAAGTGTCCCGGTGGCTCTCAACGAGATACAAATAAGATCGTTCGAATGGATAAAAAATCGGTCGAAAAAGCTTAACATCGATTGGCACCGGTGGCTTCTAAACCCCAACTCGTTCGATGA
The window above is part of the Rutidosis leptorrhynchoides isolate AG116_Rl617_1_P2 chromosome 1, CSIRO_AGI_Rlap_v1, whole genome shotgun sequence genome. Proteins encoded here:
- the LOC139873969 gene encoding F-box protein At1g10780-like — protein: MDSIPEAVVQYILSNLSNAKDVASCNCVSTKWKDSMPYIKKLYFPRSIFDHLSKGQTSDFVIMKIVSSISHLEDLVVYCPFTSTGLASWLLHTGSSLKQLELRMDNLVDENSYNDSLSKLECIQAARNLESLKLWGVLMVCTPKWNVFDKLKNLEIVGAKLEDSVLTEALKSTPNLTHLVLLGCEGLKNVWIELLALEHCKLDFYGSGNCSLTLKAPKIEYLEVQGCSWILVRETNCLKHLSIANNSGRIYMVDFGKLMALEALSIRGVQWCWDAISKMLQLASEVKHLYMKIEFTGDFEALLPFPEIDFVDFFNSHPKLKSFDVHGAMFAALSQQNSLKNVDSSFVISSLEEVVITVRSPLNAEQKMSTLESMVKFGKKLKKMKIRILQMKSNHSSADDFFEDICRFKSMNQKLVSIE